In one window of Mesorhizobium sp. B2-1-1 DNA:
- a CDS encoding LysR family transcriptional regulator: protein MRNLTLKHFKTIQAIIRHGKIVSAAKALGLSPSALTIQLRQMEEEFQLALFDRTSDGMRPTAAGLAVVEAAQAIEEHLGLLEDKIDAIKGVRTGSLRLGVVSTAKYFAPRLMAAFMKEHPDIDMRLAIGNRAQTIDNLKNHDIDIALMGRPAKEVPVRASVFGDHPLVIIAPPEHPLAAARDISKERIAEEHFLIREPGSGTRISLEIFLSDVPGRIDELGVEMGSNETIKQAVMAGLGIAFISAHTIAAETEAGRLVILDVVGMPIRRQWFSVIRTDHAISPAMATFNDFLMRKGAMYLPLFGKLYPDS from the coding sequence ATGAGAAACCTCACGCTCAAGCATTTCAAGACCATCCAGGCCATCATCAGGCACGGAAAAATTGTGAGTGCGGCCAAGGCGTTAGGTCTGTCTCCTTCAGCACTGACAATTCAGTTGCGGCAAATGGAGGAAGAATTCCAACTGGCTCTGTTCGACCGGACGTCGGACGGCATGCGTCCCACTGCCGCAGGTTTGGCCGTCGTTGAGGCAGCGCAAGCTATCGAGGAGCATCTCGGTCTGCTCGAAGACAAGATCGACGCCATCAAGGGCGTTCGTACGGGTAGCTTGAGGCTCGGCGTCGTTTCCACCGCCAAGTATTTCGCGCCGCGGTTGATGGCTGCGTTCATGAAGGAACATCCCGACATCGACATGCGGCTTGCCATCGGCAATCGTGCCCAGACAATCGACAACCTCAAGAATCACGACATCGACATCGCGCTGATGGGGCGCCCGGCGAAAGAGGTACCGGTGCGTGCTTCGGTCTTCGGCGACCACCCGCTGGTCATCATCGCGCCGCCCGAACACCCGCTGGCGGCGGCGCGCGATATCTCCAAAGAGCGCATTGCCGAGGAGCATTTCCTTATTCGCGAGCCCGGCTCCGGAACCCGCATCTCGCTGGAAATATTCCTGAGCGACGTGCCTGGCCGCATCGACGAACTCGGTGTCGAGATGGGCTCGAACGAAACGATCAAGCAGGCGGTGATGGCTGGTCTGGGCATCGCCTTCATTTCTGCCCACACCATCGCCGCGGAAACGGAAGCTGGCCGGCTCGTCATCCTCGACGTTGTCGGCATGCCGATCCGCCGACAATGGTTCTCGGTGATACGAACCGATCACGCAATCTCGCCGGCCATGGCTACGTTCAACGATTTCCTGATGCGCAAGGGCGCGATGTATCTGCCCCTGTTCGGTAAGCTTTATCCCGATTCCTGA